A stretch of DNA from Gemmatimonadales bacterium:
AGGCCTCGCTCCCTCAGGGGCGGAGCGCTCTTAACGGCAGCGGGACGATCAATGGGGTACTCTACGTTGCCGGCGGATTGAGCTCGAACGGCGCCACCACCACCACCTACGCCTACAATCCGTCCACCAACACCTGGGCGACGAAGGCGCCGTCGGCGTGATCGGCGGCAAGCTCTACCTCGCCGGTGGTGAGGATGCCTTTACGCCGACGAACGCCCGGCTCGACGTGTACGATCCCGCGACGGACACCTGGACCAGTAAGGCCTTCATGCTTCAGCCGCGCTCAGGGCCGGCAGGCGCGGCCTATGACCCGGGGAGCAACACCTGGCACACCGTGTCGGCGTCGAGCACGGTCCGTGCTCACTTCGGCGCCGCGCCGGTCGGGAAGAAGCTGTACGCCGTAGGCGGAGTCAATTCCACCAGCAGGCTGGCCACCAACCAGTCGTATACCCAGGGCAACATCTGGGTGACCAAGGCTCCGCTACCGATGGCGATGGTCGGCCCCATGTTCGCGGTGATCGGGAGCAAGCTCTACGTCGTTGGCGGCATCTCGGCCACCACCCTGGCGCCGCTCACCACCAACCAGTCGTACACTCCGAGTACGGACAAATGGGCCAGCCGCGCGTCACTGCCGCAGGCCGTCTCGGACGCCGACGGAGCCGCGGTCATCAACGGCGTACTTTATCTGCCCGGCGGCCGCCATGGCAGCAGCTACCCCAACACCCTCTACGCCTACAACTCCTCGACCAATAGCTGGACGACCAAGGCCGCGATGCCGGTGGCCGGGGGCCTCGGCGTCAGCGCAGCGATCGGCGGCAAGCTCTATGTGCTGACGGCTGCCGGCGCGGGAGGATACGTCAGGCGTTTCGACCGCTACGACCCGGCCACCAACAGCTGGGCGTCCCTTGCGGCGCCGCTTGGCTACCACGCCAGCGGGACGTCCGGGGTGATCAACGGCAAGCTGTACGTCGCCGGCGGGCAGGACGCCGCGCTGAACAAGTCGATAGCGATCGAGGTGTACGACCCGGCGACCAATACGTGGCGTAAGCCGAACTACATGCTGGCCGCGCGCTCGTTCGTCGCAGGCGGAGCGATCAGCGGTGCGTTTTATGTCGTTGCCGGTTTGAGCGGCGGCACCGTCAACCAGGCATACCTGCCCTGAAGGATGCGGGCACTCGTCCGGGTAGTGCTGACCGCCGCGCTCATCGCGCTGCCGATAATCGGCGCCTCGCTCTGGCTCGACACACATGGCGAGACGGCCGTCGGGACCGTCACCCGCAAGGACGAGACGATCGGGATCGAGCATGATCCGACCGGTGGTTGGTACCTGCGGCGGTCCCTCGTCCTCGAGGTCCCGGAGCTCAGATCAGGTTTTCGTCCGTCCGTCTGGGCGGACTCGGCGGAGTTCGACCGGATCCACCCGGGTGACCCGGTCACCGTGCGGTACGTGCCCTGCTGCCCGATCTATGCCCGGCTCGCGAGCCACTCTACGCGCGACGCCGTATGGCAGGCGGCCCGCGAGCTCGGCTCGGACCCGCTGGTCGACTGGTGCGTGAGCGGCTTCGTCGCGTTCGTGCTCGCCGCACGTATCGCCTCGTTCGTCGTGCTCGCGACCGGGGCCGCATGGCTTGGCCTCGCCCTGGCGTTCCTCTTTCCGGTACGGCCGCCCAGGACAGCCGCCGGCACTGAGACGACGGCGCGCGTAACCGGTGTTTCACTGGTGGAGAATAGCCCCCGCCCTTCCGGGTACCGCAATATGAACAGCATCAACTCGCATCCAGAGCGGCTGAGCGTGCCCTACGACGTCGTGCAGCTGCGGTTCGCTCCCGCCGGGGAGCTTGAC
This window harbors:
- a CDS encoding DUF3592 domain-containing protein, with the protein product MRALVRVVLTAALIALPIIGASLWLDTHGETAVGTVTRKDETIGIEHDPTGGWYLRRSLVLEVPELRSGFRPSVWADSAEFDRIHPGDPVTVRYVPCCPIYARLASHSTRDAVWQAARELGSDPLVDWCVSGFVAFVLAARIASFVVLATGAAWLGLALAFLFPVRPPRTAAGTETTARVTGVSLVENSPRPSGYRNMNSINSHPERLSVPYDVVQLRFAPAGELDSVLAVDVVDAASVLALAPGAVVRVRYPPAAPRQAMLVDATRTFRQRNRFHFLFLVLAWAGIGVAAGLAWRLRGRRRAAAAA